In the genome of Bosea sp. ANAM02, the window CCTTTCCAGTCCAGAACCGTCAGTCGATTGGCCCTGATCCGAACAAGTCTGGCCTCTCGGATTTCCCGGAGCTTCTTGTTCATGTGAACCGTTGAAAGGCCAAGCGCATCGGCGATCTCAGGTTGCGTCAAAGGCAAATTGCAGATCACGCCGTCGGACAAGCCGATCGCCGTCATCTTGGTAATGAACTCGCAGAGCAGATGGGCGATCCGGCTCGGCGCCGCGCGGCGCCCGATACCGACCATCCACTCACGATAGATCGCGGCTTCGATAAGCGTTTCGCGCCAGAACGCTTCCGATATGCGGTAGGAAGCCCGCGTAAGCGACCTAACCGCTTCGTGCGAGACGAGACCGACAACCGCCGGCGTCAGCGTTCCCAGGCAATGATCCATGCGCTCGATCAGGAGAGAGTGTATATCCGGAATGTCGCCGGGAAGGTGGAGCGACAATATCTGCCGCGCACCATCGCCAACGATCTTGTAGCGACAGACCAGCCCTTCGGCGACGAGGCAACACTGCTGCGTAAGTTCTCCTTCGCGGACAATGTCGTGATTGGCTTCCAGACGCTTTAAGGTGAGCGGCAGTTGCAGCAGCTTTTCCCGCTCGGCCGGGGGCAGGGGGACATGGGTTTCCAGCTTGAGAACGAGCCGTTCAAGATAGTGCTGCTTGTCCATTCGTTTCCTGCCACGTCGGATGACGTCTCGCAGATATGAGATCGTGCCGGCTCGCGCTGCATCAAATGCTATATGAGCCGCAGCGTTATGAAAGCTCCCGATTCTGATTTCGGCATGGATCGGTCGGTCGAGCTGCCCGCCACTGGCACGGCGATGTGTTCGATTGCCTGGTTGTGCCTTGCGAGCACCATTCAACGAAGGGGCTTGGACGCGACGTCAGATCTGCGATCGAGCGAGGCTGGAGAGCCAGTCCGAGAATTTCTCGCTGGGTGAACGGCTTTGCCAGTCCGATAAGGTATAGGGGCGGGATGCTGCGGCATCCTTGTCGAACCATGCCGTCTGGGTTCGGGCGAATTCGCGGTCGAACAGGTTGATGTTGGCTTCGTCGTTCAGCCTGAGGGCGCGGTCGTCGATATTCGTCGAGCCGACGGAGGCCCAGACATCGTCGACGATGACGAGCTTGCAGTGAAAGAAGGTCGGCTGATACTCGCTGATCTTCACGCCGGCCCGGAGCAGGTCGCCCCAAAGATGTCGCGACGCCTTCCTGACGACGCGTGCATCCGTGCGGGGCCCCGGCACTATGATCTCGATCTCGACGCCGCGCTTGCGGGCTTCGAGAAGCTGCTGGCGCGTCAGGTCGTCGGGAACGAAATAGGGCGTCGCGATGCGGATGCTCTTCTGCGCGGCGGCAAGCGCCGTCATCAGCATGAGATGCATGGTGTTGCGCTGGTGGGTCGAGCTGACGACGACCTGCGCGGCCTGGTCGCCTGCCGGGGCGATCTCCGGAAAGAAGCGGTCGCCCAGGAGCAGCTCCCCGGTCGCCTCGATCCAGTGCTCGGCAAAGGCGGCCTGGAATTCCGCCACGGCCGGCCCTTCGATGCGGTAGTGAGTGTCGCGCCATTCGTTCGGCGTGCGCGCATCGCCGTTCCATTCATCGGCGATGCCGACGCCGCCGGTGAAACCCACGCGCCCATCGACGACCAGCAGCTTCCGATGGGTGCGGTTGTTGACGCGGTCGAGCGTATACCAGGTGACGGGGCGAAACCGGACGACCTCGACGCCGGCGTCTTGCATCCGCTGGATGAGCTGCTCGTCCATCGGCAGGCTGCCGACCCAGTCGAGCAGCACCTTCACGCTCAATCCATCCCGTGCCTTTGCCGAGAGGGCATCGGCAAACTCCTCGGCAATGGCGCCGCGCCAGTAGATATAGGTCTCGAAGCTGATCGTCTGCCGCGCCTCGCGAATGGCTGTCAGCATCGCGGGGAAGATTCTGATCCCGTTGACCAGCGTCTCGACCTTGTTGCCGGGCACATAGTTCGAGCCGAAGAGGGCGCCCATCGACGTCCTGAGCTGACGATCCGACGAGGCGAGGTGATGTGGAAGCGGCTGCTTCAGCTCCTGCGGCTCCGGCAGCAGGTTGCCGACGACGAGACAGCCCACGACACCCAGAATGGCCGAGATGATCGCGATGACGAGAGGATGCCGTCGGAGCGTCATGAGCATGTCGGTTCGAAAGGCAGAGGCATCAGTTGCGTGCCGGTTCGGTCTTCGCAGGCTGTGGCTTGGCGGAGTCGCCGGCCGGAACCGACCAGGTCGCCGTCCAGGTCTCGCTCAGGGTGCGATTGCGCGTCCTCAGGAACAAGCGAAGCTCCGCCGACTGTCCGTCCGGCAGCGTCGCGTCGACGATGGCACGCACGCCTTTCAATGGCGCATTGAACGTCAGGATTTTCGTGGTGATCGTGCCGGCCGTCGTCGTCGCGACGAGCTCCAGGCGGTCGGGCTCGCTCTGGTAATAAGCGAGGTCGCCGCCGGCGAAATCGACGATGAAGCGTTTCGTGCCTTGCCCTTGGGAGACGCCGTCCTCGATATCGGAGCCGTTGAAGCTCTGCTGCACCTGCGCATAGGGGTGCAGGTGCCAGGTCGTTGACAGTGCCGAGATGCGGTAGCTGAATGCGGCGGCTTCTCCAACGGGCAGCGGCTTGCCGGGCGTCCAGCAGGCGACGATGTTGTCGAAGGCTTCGTTATTCGTCGGGATTTCGATGAGGTCGACCCGGCCTTCGCCCCAGTCGCCCTGAGGCTGGACCCAGTAGCCGGGCCGCGCATCGTAGCGCGCTTCCAGGTCCTGATAGCTGCCGAAGTCGCGGTCGCGCTGCATCAGTCCGAAGCCGCGCGGGTTCTTGTCGCCGAAGCTCGATATGCGCAGTGCCTTGGGATTGCGAATGGGGCGCCAGATCCATTCTCCGCTGCCGGATTGCAGGATCAGCCCGTCCGAATCGTGGATCTCGGGGCGGAAATCAGTCCGCTGTCCGAGATCACCCTCGCCAGCCTGGAACATCGAGGTCAGTGGCGCGATGCCGATCCGCTTAATCTCCCGGCGCGGGATGATGGTCGCCGTGACATCCATATGCGTGTCCCGGCCCGGGCGGACGACATAGCGGAAGGCTCCGGCGACCGAGGGAGAGTCGAGCAGGGCGTAGATGACGAGCTCGGTCGTGTCGCGCGATGGCTCTTCCACCCAGAGCGCCCGCATGAACGGGAATTCCTCCGCCCCCTGGCCGCCGACATCGAGCGCCAGCGAGCGCGCCGAAAGCCCGTAGCGGTGCTCGCGGCCGATCAACCGGAAATAGCTCGCGCCGAGGAAGGAGATGACCTCGTCCTGCACCTTCGGATCGTTCAGGTTGGTGGTCACAGCGAAACCCGCGAAGCCCAGCGCCGGCGACAGACCCTTGGGGACGGGCACCTTGCCGTATTCGAACAGGCCGGTCGTGAACGGGATCGGGATCGCATTGCCGTGGTTGATGATGTAAACCTGAACCGGCTTGTTGTGCAGAAAGCCGAGATGGAAGGGCAGCAGGCGGAAATCCGAGCCGCCCTCGCGCCAGAAGGCCTTGTCGCGACGAAACCGGATTTCACGATAGCTGTCATAGGTCAGGCTCGAGAGCTCGGCCGGGATTTTCGCGCTTTCGGCATCGAAGGGTTGCTTCGCCAGCGCCGTCGCACGCTGGACGACGTCGTCGTAGCCGAAGCCTTTCTTGGATCCAGCGGGCACCTGGGCCCGTACCGAACTGTTCCCGAACATGCAGGCGCCGGACAGCAGGGCGAGCATTGCGCGACGAGACGGTGCGGGCAAGGTGGAATCCCCCGGATTAGCGGCCGGCCTCCACAGGCGGCCGCTTCTAGAACACCACCAAGACGAGCCCGGTTCCCGCGCTTGGCCGGACGATCAAAGAGGGAAACGGCCTTCTTCGAGATCAGCGGATTCTCGATCGAGGGAACGTGCCGGGCCGGCTCGCGTTCGATCAATATCACCGATTATGCCGAAGTCGGACCCTCATGACCGCAAATCGTGTACCGCCGCCGCCACGCAAGCCCGGAAGAGCCGCTTTGATGATCGTTGCCGTCATTGCCGCGATAATCGTCGTGATCTTCGTAGGCTTCAATCTCTACCATGCAGAAACACTGCGCGAGCAGCGGTCCGGGCATGTCGATCCGCAGGACGCGCCGAAAAGCCCGACTGATCTTCAAAAGCTGCCTGCCCCTCGCCAGTAGTGCGCGGCTCGAGCTTCCCGATGCAGAACATTTACCTCACAGGAGGATAAATCAATGAACAAGGTTCCCAACAAAGCTACGGATGCGCCGGCCGCCTACAATACCGCGCGCAGGCCTGGGCAGCCGGGTGAAGAAGACAAGAATCGCGCAGGTCCTAGCCCACGCTCGACGCACCCGACGGGACCTCATGCGCCCTATGAAGCGGATGACCCCGAAGGCTTCGCGGCCGAAAAGCATCATCCGGAAGTCGGGGGAGGACAGCAGACGGCGGCGCAAGAACGCAAGCCGAGCGGAACGATCACGATTGTCGACCTCGACAAGCAGGGCTAAGGAAACTGTTTAATCTAAGAATGTGTGCCTCAGCCCGTGCCCATCTCGATATCATGATGCGGCCGGGGAGGTGACAGCGCGCCGCTTCCCGGCGTCTTTGCCTCGTCCGTTGTATCTTCGCTGGCGTGTGGCCATCTTGCGGTGCTGCTCAGCCAGGACGCTGGCCGGAGTTACATTCGCGATCGCGGACTGAAGCTTGTTGTACCAGCCGCTGACGACATCCGCCTTTACCCAGGTTAGAGCAGTGCGAATTTTCGCGGGATGTTGGCGATGTCATTGACCTGTGATGCAAAAGGCCATGTTACCCAGACTGTAGCGGCGTGATGGAACTGGCTGCAAGCGTGGCCGTTTTGAGGGGGCTTGCCGGATCAGGACCCGCATCATGCCACGCTACTTCATCGACACATCCGACGGGCAGCGACCGCTCATCGACAACGATGGTCAGGAGTTTCCCGACGCAGAGACAGCCCGAAGGGCCGCGCTTGATGCCCTGCCAGACATGGCGAGGGACGAGCTGCCGAATGGAGATCACAGGACTTTCGC includes:
- a CDS encoding glucan biosynthesis protein, giving the protein MPAGSKKGFGYDDVVQRATALAKQPFDAESAKIPAELSSLTYDSYREIRFRRDKAFWREGGSDFRLLPFHLGFLHNKPVQVYIINHGNAIPIPFTTGLFEYGKVPVPKGLSPALGFAGFAVTTNLNDPKVQDEVISFLGASYFRLIGREHRYGLSARSLALDVGGQGAEEFPFMRALWVEEPSRDTTELVIYALLDSPSVAGAFRYVVRPGRDTHMDVTATIIPRREIKRIGIAPLTSMFQAGEGDLGQRTDFRPEIHDSDGLILQSGSGEWIWRPIRNPKALRISSFGDKNPRGFGLMQRDRDFGSYQDLEARYDARPGYWVQPQGDWGEGRVDLIEIPTNNEAFDNIVACWTPGKPLPVGEAAAFSYRISALSTTWHLHPYAQVQQSFNGSDIEDGVSQGQGTKRFIVDFAGGDLAYYQSEPDRLELVATTTAGTITTKILTFNAPLKGVRAIVDATLPDGQSAELRLFLRTRNRTLSETWTATWSVPAGDSAKPQPAKTEPARN
- a CDS encoding Crp/Fnr family transcriptional regulator, coding for MDKQHYLERLVLKLETHVPLPPAEREKLLQLPLTLKRLEANHDIVREGELTQQCCLVAEGLVCRYKIVGDGARQILSLHLPGDIPDIHSLLIERMDHCLGTLTPAVVGLVSHEAVRSLTRASYRISEAFWRETLIEAAIYREWMVGIGRRAAPSRIAHLLCEFITKMTAIGLSDGVICNLPLTQPEIADALGLSTVHMNKKLREIREARLVRIRANRLTVLDWKGLCSLAEFDPDYLHLQPGATQINDG
- a CDS encoding phospholipase D-like domain-containing protein, with product MTLRRHPLVIAIISAILGVVGCLVVGNLLPEPQELKQPLPHHLASSDRQLRTSMGALFGSNYVPGNKVETLVNGIRIFPAMLTAIREARQTISFETYIYWRGAIAEEFADALSAKARDGLSVKVLLDWVGSLPMDEQLIQRMQDAGVEVVRFRPVTWYTLDRVNNRTHRKLLVVDGRVGFTGGVGIADEWNGDARTPNEWRDTHYRIEGPAVAEFQAAFAEHWIEATGELLLGDRFFPEIAPAGDQAAQVVVSSTHQRNTMHLMLMTALAAAQKSIRIATPYFVPDDLTRQQLLEARKRGVEIEIIVPGPRTDARVVRKASRHLWGDLLRAGVKISEYQPTFFHCKLVIVDDVWASVGSTNIDDRALRLNDEANINLFDREFARTQTAWFDKDAAASRPYTLSDWQSRSPSEKFSDWLSSLARSQI